Genomic segment of Xanthobacter dioxanivorans:
AGCGTCGCAGGGCGACGCCGACCTTTACGACTACGCCCGCCCGGTCCGGTCGGCGCCGCCCAAGCCGCGGTCCCGCGCTCGAAAAAGGGTCGAGCACCAGGCGAGCCTCAAAATCTCCGACGACTGGCCCGATCACGTGCCCGTCACCGAGGCTGAGCTGGACCTTTTCGAGGTCCATTTCGGTCCGCTTCTCGACGAGTTGCTGGGCTCGAAAAGCTAATATTGTGAACGGAGGTCCCGCATGAACGCCAAAGCGACCCCCGCCTTGGCATCGCCGGGGCATGCCGCGCTCTATCTGCGTGTTTCGACCGGCCGGCAGGCCGAACACGATCTTTCGATTCCGGACCAGCGCCGCCAACTTCAGGCCTATTGCCAAGCAAAGGGCATCGCCGTCGCCGCCGAGTTTGTTGAGCCGGGCGCATCGGCGACGGACGACCGGCGGCCTGAGTTTCAGCGGATGATGGATGCCGGAGCGCAGAAGCCTGCCCCGTTCAACTTCATCATCGTCCATTCCTTCTCGCGCTTCTTTCGCGATCAGTTTCAGCTCGAATTCTACGTCCGGCGACTGGCGAAGAACGGTATCCGTCTGACGTCCGTCACGCAGGATCTGGGCGACGATCCGATGAGCGTGATGATGCGTCAGATCATGGCGTTGTTCGACGAATACCAGTCGAAGGAGAACGCCAAGCACACGCTCCGGGCCATGCGGGAGAACGCCCGTCAGGGTTATTGGAACGGCTCGCGGCCACCCTTCGGCTACAAGATCGTAGCGGCAGAGCAACGAGGGGCGAGGACCAAGAAGAAGATCGAGCCCGATCCGGCACAGGTTGAGACCGTCCAGCTCATGTTCCGTCTCGCCCGGATCGGCGCCGACGACGGTCCAATGGGGTCCCGCCAGATCGCCGACTACCTGAACGCGCGCGGTATCCGGACGCAGACCGGCGGACGCTGGGGCGTCGGGGCGGTCCACCAAATCCTGACCAGGGAGACCTACATCGGCCGCCATCGCTTCAACGTCTCGGGCAAGCGTAAGGGAGAGCAGAAGTCGGAAGACGAGATCGTCGACGTGGCGGTCGAGCCGATCATCGACGAGGAGGAATTCGCTGAAGTTCAGGCGGTCATGCGGTCGCGCAGTCCGCAACTGAAGGCCCCGCGGTTCGTAACGGCCGGGACGCTCCTGGGCGGCGTGTGCTTCTGTGCCGATTGCGGGGGAGCCATGACGCTCCGCACCTCCGGCAAGGGGGACCAATACCGCTACTACACCTGCTGCACGACGGCACGGCAGGGGAAGACGGCGTGCCGCGGCCGCACGATCCCGATGGACGAGCTGGACACGATCGTAGTGTCGCATCTGGAGGAGCGACTTCTTGCTCCCGAGCGGCTTGAGGAGCTGCTCGCTGGCCTGCTTAAGCGCAGGGAGGAGCACGCTGAACACCTGAAGGGTCGGATCGCCGAGCTGAGGAAGCAGGCTGCGGACGCGGAAGCCAAGCTGACTCGGCTGTATGAGGCCATTGAGAATGGTCTCGCTGAAATGGACGATTCCAACCTCAAGGGACGGATTGTCGAGTTGAAGCGGATCCGTGACGCGGCGCGGGCCGATGCGGACCGGGCCGAAAACCGTGGAGAGGGCGACGACAATCGACTGACGCCGGAGCTGCTGCGTCGGTTCGGCGTCGAGGCTCGTAAGAAGATCAGGGATCGAGAGGGCGGTTTCCGGCGTCACCATCTCCAGGCGCTAGTGCAGAGGGTGGAGGTCGGAGCCGACGAAATTCGGATCGGGGGATCGAAGCCAAGGCTCCTCCAGACGCTTGTGGCGTCTGGAGGAAACTATGGAGTGGAAACTGCGGCGCACGGCGTTCGCAGTTTCGTTCCGAATTGGCTCCCTGAGCAGGACTCGAACCTGCGACCATTCGATTAACAGTCGAACGCTCTACCAACTGAGCTATCAGGGACCATGGGTCTCGCGACCGGAGGCGGCCATATAGCAACCGCTTCGCCGCTTGTGAAGCCGAAAGACGCGGTTTTCCCGCTTCCATTGCCGCACCCCCGCGCGCAAGCGGCGGCCCGGCCGCCTGCGATCAGGCGCGCAACCGTGTCCCGTCAGGGGCCGGAGCCGTGTCTGCGGGGGCATCCATCGCCGGCTCCCCGGTCGCGCGGCCTTCACCCTGCTCGTGGGCGAACTGGGCGTAATAGAAGCCGTAATAGCGCCCGCGCCGGGCGATCAGCTCCTCGTGAGTGCCGCTCTCCACCACCCGCCCGTGCTCGACGACGCAGATCCGGTGTGCCCGCACCACCGTCTGCAGGCGATGGGCGATGACGATGGTGGTGCGCGCGTGCTGCAGCTCGTTCAGGGCCTTCTGCACTTCGGCTTCCGATTCCGAATCAAGCGCCGCGGTGGCCTCGTCGAGCAGCAGGATGGGCGCGTTCTTGAGGAAGGCCCGGGCGATGGCGATGCGCTGGCGCTGGCCGCCCGACAGCTGCGTCCCGTGCTCGCCGACGGCGGTGTCGTAGCCCTTCTCGAAGCCCATGATGAAATCATGCGCATGGGCCGCCCGCGCCGCTGCGATGATGTCGGCTTCGGCCGCGCCGGGCCGGCCGAAGCCGATATTCTCCCGCACGCTGCCGGAGAAGAGGTAGACGTCCTGGCTCACCAGCGCGACGCTGGCACGGACCGAGCTGCGCGTGACGGTACGCGTATCCACCCCGTCGATGAGCACGGCGCCCCCCTGCGGGTCGTAGAAGCGCTCGATGAGGTTGATGATGGTGGACTTGCCGCCGCCGGACTGGCCGACCAGCGCGGTCGTCTGGCCCGGCTCGGCCACCAGGTCGAGGCCGCGCAGCACGTGCTCGCCGGGGCGGTAGCCGAACTCCACCGCGCGGAATTCCACCTGCCCGCGCGGCCGGGGCATGTCCGGAATGCCGGGTGCATCCTGATCCGGCGCAGGCGCGTCCAGCAGTTCGAACAGCATGCGCGCGCCCATCACGTGGCTCACCAGCTCCACGTGCAGCCGGGCGAGGCGCTTGGCCGGCTCGTAGGCGAGGAGCAGCGCGGTGAGCACCGAGAAGAACTGCCCCGGCGAACGGCCGAGCTCGATCACATTGTAGCCGGCATAGAGAATGACGCCGCCGATGGCGAGGCCGCCCAGCGTCTCCATGAGCGGGCTCGACTTTGCCTGGGTGCGCACCAGGCGATTGGCGTTCACCTCCACGTCGTCGATGAAATTGTGGGCGCGGGTGCGCATCTCCGGTTCGAGCGTATAGGCCTTCACCGTCCGCACGCCCTGGAACACCTCCATGGCGATGGAGGAAAGCTTCACCCCCGAGGTGAAGCCGGTGGCGAAGATGCTCCTCGCCCGCTTGATCAGCTTGCGCGTGCCGATCACCGCCGCCGGCATCACCACCAGCGCGATGACGGCAAGGAAGGGGTCCTGCACGAAGGCGACCGCCGCGAGCATCGCCAGCGAAAGGAAGTCGCGGCCGATGCTGGTGACGACAAGGTCGAGGGTCCCGCGGGCGCCGTTCGCTCCCATCGTGAAGCGGGTGGAAATCTCGGCGGTGTGGTGGCGGGAGAAATAGGACGCGTCCTGCATCAGGATCTGGTCGAACGCGCGCTTCTGGTTGTCGGCGACGATGCGGTTGCCCACCCGCGCCATGGTGATGCTTTGCCCGTAGGCCGAGGCGCCCTTGATGATGGACAGCGCCATGACCACGCCGGACACCGCCCACACGGCGGCCGGCGTCGGCTGCACGAAAATGGCGTTCACCGCATCGTTCATGAGATAGGCGAGGCCCGCGGTGCAGGCGGCCATGAGGCCCATGAAGAGGAAGGCGAGGGCATAGCCACGCCAGTGCTTGCGGCCATCGGACAGGAGGAGACGCCGCAGCACCATCTGGGTTTCGTCCGCGGACGGCGGCGGGCCGAGGCGCGGAGGATTTTGGCGCGGGGGGCTTTTGCACTCATGCCTGTCTCCGGCGGCCGCCTGACGGGGGCCGCGATCTGTCTCGAATGGCCCGCCGGAACGGGCATCGCCGGTCTTCGTCCGCCCGCTTCGCTGGCCACGATCCGACTTCCGCGCCCTGCCCGGGGCAGCCGCATGCCCCTCATCAACCGCCGACGCGCATGCAAGTCAACGGCTTCAGGTATTCAGGTGAGGTGCATCCGGGTTGGAACATGGCCGGCGGCGGCCGGGCCGGCACGCAGGAAGGCATGCCGCTCCCCGCGTGGACGCAGTGCACCGCCCGCAGCGAAATGGTCCTGAGCCTGGGATGTGCCCGGCGGCGAATCCGGAAATTGGAGGCCACGCCCGGAATCGAACCGGGGTGCACGGATTTGCAGTCCGCTGCGTAACCACTCCGCCACGTGGCCTCACGAAGGCGGGTTCTTAAGGCGTCTGAACGGGAGGCGCAAGCGGCGCCTTCGGCTTGTCCCCACGGCACCGAGGGGAGGTCGGCGCCCGGCCTGGGGTCTCTCAGGGCGCGAAGGGCCGGGCCCGCGTGATGTCCTCGCCATTGTGGAAGCCGATGGCCAGCCGGAACGAATGCGCCATGCGCTCGGCATGGGCGATGGCCGCCTGGGCGGCGGCCGGCGGCAGGACCTCGACCGCCGTCGGCCGGAACAGCGCCAGCCAGCGCGCGAACTGAATCTCACCTGCATCCTGGCCGAGGGCGAGGTGGGGCGGGAGGGGACGCCCATCGTAGCGCCCGGACTTCAGGAGAACCGAGGACCAGAAATCGCACATCTTCGCCAGGTGCACGGGCCAGGCGTCGGCAGCGATCCGCCCGCCGAACACCGGGCCGAGCACGACATCGTCGCGCACGCGCTCATAAAAGAGGTGGACGAGCCGGTGGATCTTCTCCTCGTCGAGCCCGTCCAGGGCGGGTTGTCCCGCCTCCGGTCGCACGGAAGCGTTCATCGCATGATCTCCGTCGGCCACGGCCGGCCGCACGCACCTGGGGCAGGTCGACAACCTTTCCCAGGCGCGGCGCCGGAGCCATGCGACTTGCAGCCACAGCACCGGCGCAGTTCGGTGGCGCCCCCTTACGGCGCCTTGCAAAAGGGGCGGCAATGTGGCTCTTGAGCCCATGCGGCGGGGAGCGCGACCTCCCCTGCCCTCGGGAAAGGGCAGCCGCGCGAGGGGATGGGCCGGAGGCATGTCATGATCGATTTCGCCGAGCTTCGCCGCGGCATGGTGGACGGGCAGGTCCGCACCAACAACGTCACCGACCCCCGCATCGTCGCCGCCATGCTGGAGATCCCGCGCGAGCGCTTCGTGCCGCCGGCGCTGAAGTCCCTCGCCTATATCGACGACGATCTCGTGCTGCGGCCGGGCGCGCGGCCGCGCTACCTCATCGAGCCCATGATCCTCGCCCGCCTCGTGCAGGTCGCCGACGTGCAGGAGCATGAGCACGTGCTCGACGTGGGCACCGGCACCGGCTACTCGGCCGCCGTCCTCGCCCGCCTCGCCCAGCAGGTGGTGGCGGTGGAGGAGGAGGCCGACCTCGCCGCGACGGCGACCGCGACCCTTGCCGGGCTCGGCGTCGCGAACGTCGCGGTCATGCAGGGCCCGCTCACCGCCGGCTGGCCGAAGGAAGCGCCCTACGACCTGATTCTCGTCAACGGCTCCGTGGACGAGGTTCCCGCCGCCCTGTTCGCCCAGCTCAAGGAGGGCGGGCGCCTGGTCGCGGTGGTTGGCCATGGCGGCGCCGGCCGGGCATGCGTCTTCACCAAAGTGGCCGGATCCATCAGCGACCGCGTCGCGTTCAACGCCGCCGTGCCCTCGCTTCCCGGCTTCAAGGCAGCGCCGCGCTTCACTTTCTGAGCCTACCTGTGGCGCGTTTGCCGCGGTGAGCCGAAAACGACCGTGGCATCGAACCGATCGGTTCCCGAGCGCGGCCGGCACAGATATCTTTCCGAACAGTTACCGCGCGGCAGAGTCGGTGCGGCGGGTCTGCTTGGCCGTGTCGGATCGGGAGATAGGAATGTCGTTTGCGAAGCGCCTTCGCCGGAACGGTTTAGTACTCTGCGCGGGGGCCGGCATTGTCGCGTTGTCCGTCGGGAGTGCTTCCGCGCAGACGCTCGATGTGGCTCTGGGAATGGCCTATGTGAACAACCCCACGCTCAATTCGCAGCGTGCGGGCACGCGGGCAACGGACGAAAAGGTGCCGCAGGCCCTGTCCGGCTACCGGCCCACATTGGGCGCGACCGCTTCCGCCGGTCCTGAATATGGCCGGCAGACGGGATCGGGTGTGACCACCAGCGGCTGGCTCTGGCCCCGCTCCTTCGCGCTGACCGCCGCCTACACCCTGTTCAACGGCTTCACCACCGCCAACCAGACGCGCAACGCCGAATCGCAGGTGCGCGGGTCCCGCGAGACCCTGCGCAACACCGAGCAGGCGGTGCTGCTGAATGCGGCGACGGCCTACATGAACGTCATCCAGGCGATCGCGCTGCTCGACCTGCAGCGCCAGAGCCTGGCCGCGTTCGAGCAGGAATTGCGCGCCACGCGCGACCGCTTCAACGTCGGCGAGGTGACACGCACGGACGTGGCGCAGGCGGAAGCCCGCGTGGCCGACGCGCAGTATCAGGTGAGCCAGGCGATAGCGAACCTGTCCTCGGCACGGGCGGTCTACCGGCAGGTGATCGGCGTCGAGCCGGGCAAGCTCTCCACCCCGCGCTCCATCGAGGGGATGCTTCCCAAGAACGTCGACAGCGTGATCGCGAGCGGGCTCACCCGCCACCCGGCGGTGAAGGCGTCGGAGTTCGCGGTGGATGCGGCGGTCTTCCAGGTGAAGGTGGCCGAGGGCGCGCTGATGCCCAACCTCAACGTGCAGGGCCAGCTGTCTCAGGCTTATGACCAGAACTTCTCCGTCGACTCGCTCGGCGGCGCGGCGGTCACCCTGAATCTCTCGGTGCCCATCTACCAGGGCGGCGTCGAGTACGCGAACATCCGCCAGGCCAAGGAGCTGGCCTCCCAGGCCCGGATCGAGGTGGACGTGAACCGCGACACCATCCGCGCCCAGGCCGTGCAGTACTGGGGGGCGCTCGAGGCCTCCAAGGCGCAGATCCAGGCGGCGCAGTCCTCCGTGGCGGCCAACACGCTGGCCCTGGAAGGCGTGCGCGAGGAATGGCGCGTCGGCCAGCGCACCACCACCGACGTGCTGAACGCCCAGCGCGATCTCACCAACTCCCAGTCGGCGCTGGTCGTCGCCCAGCGCGACCGCGTGGTGGCGGCCTATTCGCTCATCGCGATCATCGGCAAGCTCGATGCGATTTCGCTGGGGCTGAAGGTGAACGTGTACAACCCCACGACCCACTACGAGCAGGTGCGCGACAGCTGGGCAGGCGTGCGCACGCCGGACGGAAAATAATCCGGCGCCCAAACCGCCAGAAGCCTTTCATGGCCTGAAGCGGCGGTGTCATACTCCTCGCGAGATAGGCGATTCTAGCGCTGGTGCCGGGTGGGGCTCCGGTGCTCCCGCCGGGTCGTCATCGACCGAGGTCGCGACATGCCTGCGAGCCCCAAGGTGCAAGAGCCGTCAATGGAAGAGATCCTCGCCTCCATCCGCCGCATCATGGCGGATGACGAGCCGCCCGTTGCCCCGCGGCGCGTCGCGGGCGAACGCCCCCCGGCGGCGGGCCGGCCGGAGGCTCCGACGGCGGCGCGGTTGCCGGAGCACGATCCCCGCACCGCCCCGCCGCGTCGGCCAGACCCCATGCCGCCGGGCGAAGCCCGTGCGCTGCGGGCAAGACCGGCGGACGAGGCAGGCTACGGTGCGCGGGCGCCCGCCCCTCCCCCGCGTGCCGCAGCCGAGGCGCCGGCTCATGCCACGCGCCCGCAGTCCGCGGTCCGGCACCCGGATGAAATGAGCGACGCCTACGCCTCGGCACCGAACGGGCGGCCCGCCCGTTCGGTCGCGAGCCCGCAAGGCGGCTATGGATCCGACGAATCCGTACGGCGGCCGGCTGCCGAGCCCGAGCCCCGCGACTTCGACGAGGCGCCGGTCCGTCCGGCCCGCCCTGCCGCGTCGGTGGAGCGCGACGGCGCGCTGCGCGAGCTTTATGCCGTGGCCCGCCGCGAATCGCCCGCGGATGATGGCGCAGAGGCCCAGCTATCATCGCGACGTGCCCCGGCGGGCGATCCCGACGCCGCCGAGCGCCGGGCCCCGCGCCCCGCGCCGCAGGCTGCCGCCCGCGAGGACGGCGCCCGGCGCCGCGATCTCCTCTCGCCGGGCGTGGATGCGGCCGTGGCGGCATCCTTCCAGTCCCTGGGCGAGGTGGTTCTGCCCCACAAGGACCGCACCGTGGAGGACCTGGTGAAGGAGATCCTTCGGCCCATGCTGAAGGACTGGCTCGACCGCAACCTGCCCGCCATCGTCGAGCGTCTGGTCAAGGCCGAGATCGAGCGCGTGGCGCGCCAGCCGCGCTGAGGCACGCCTTCTGAACATGCCGCGTGTTGACGCCGCCCCCGAGGAGCGGCTTTAACGCCCCGCAGACCTGTCCCGTCCGGTGCGGGCGTGGAGCCGGGCGCGGCGCGGTGCGCTTGCGCCGGGCCGAGCGCTTCCGCGGAGCCTGAGTTCATGCTGGAAAAAGTCTTCGATCCCGCCGCCGTTGAAGAGCGCATCGCGCAAGCCTGGGACGAGGCCGGCGCGTTCCGCTGCGGCCGTCCCGAGCGCAAGGACGCGGAAGGCTTCTCCATCGTCATTCCGCCGCCGAACGTCACCGGCTCCCTGCACATGGGCCATGCGCTCAACAACACGCTGCAGGACGTGCTGGCGCGGTTCGAGCGCATGCGTGGCAAGGACGTGCTCTGGCAGCCCGGCACCGACCATGCCGGCATCGCCACCCAGATGGTGGTGGAGCGCCAGCTGATGCAGCAGCAGCTGCCCGGCCGGCGCGACATGGGCCGTGCCGCCTTCATCGAGAAGGTGTGGGCGTGGAAGGCCGAATCGGGCGGCACCATCGTCAACCAGCTGAAGAAGCTCGGCGCCTCCTGCGACTGGTCTCGCGAGCGCTTCACCATGGACGAGGGCCTTTCCCGCGCCGTGCTGAAGGTGTTCGTGCAGCTCTACCGCGAAGGGCTGATCTACAAGGACAAGCGCCTCGTCAACTGGGACCCCAAGCTGATCACCGCCATCTCCGACCTGGAGGTGGTGCAGGTGGAGATGAAGGGCAATCTCTGGCACCTGCGCTATCCCATCGAGGGCGAGAAGGACCGCTTCATCACCGTCGCCACCACCCGGCCTGAGACCATGCTGGGCGACACGGCGGTGGCGGTGCATCCGGAGGACGAGCGCTACCGCGACCTCATCGGCAAGAACGTGATCCTGCCGCTGGTGGGCCGGCGCATCCCCATCGTGGCGGATGCCTATTCGGACCCGGAGAAGGGCTCGGGCGCGGTGAAGATCACGCCGGCGCACGACTTCAACGACTTCGAGGTGGGCCGGCGCCATTCCCTGCCCATGATCAACGTGCTCGACGCGGAAGCGCGCATCGACGCCACCGGCATCCGCGACGACTATGCCGAGCGCGCCGAGGCCTATGTGGACGACCCGGACGCCTCCGGCCTGCTCACCCAGTTCCAGGGCCTCGACCGCTTCGCCGCGCGCAAGCAGATCGTCGAGCTTTTGACCGGCCTCGAACTGCTGGAGAAGATCGAGCCGCACCAGAACATGGTGCCGCACGGCGACCGCTCCAATGTGGTCATCGAGCCGTGGCTGACCGACCAGTGGTACGTGGATGCAAAAACCCTCGCCCAGCCGGCGCTGGCCGCCGTGCGCGAGGGGCGCACCACCTTCGTGCCGAAGAACTGGGAAAAGACCTATTTCGAATGGCTGGAGAACATCCAGCCCTGGTGCATCTCGCGCCAGCTTTGGTGGGGTCACCAGATCCCCGCCTGGTACGATCCCTTCGGCAACGTGTTCGTGGCCGAGGATGAGGATGAGGCGTTCGAGCAGGCGCTCGCCCACAATGTCGGCAACGAAAGCCTCTCCACCGAGGAGGCCGAGGCGCTGATGGCCGACGCCGACCGGCGCGCCCAGTTCCTCACCCGCGACGAGGACGTGCTGGACACCTGGTTCTCCTCGGCCCTGTGGCCCTTCTCCACCATGGGCTGGCCGGACGAGACCGCCGAGCTGAAGAAGTTCTACCCCACCTCGGTGCTGGTGACCGGCTTCGACATCATCTTCTTCTGGGTCGCCCGGATGATGATGATGGGCCTGCACTTCATGGACGGCGAAGTTCCGTTCAAGGACGTCTACATCCATGCCCTCGTCCGCGACGAGAAGGGCGCCAAGATGTCGAAGTCCAAGGGCAACGTCATCGACCCGCTCGACCTCGTGGAGAAGTATGGCGCCGACGCCCTGCGCTTCACCCTCGCCGCCATGGCGGCGCAGGGACGCGACATCAAGCTCGCCACCTCCCGCGTCGAGGGCTACCGGAACTTCGCCACCAAGCTCTGGAACGCGGTGCGCTTCGCCCAGATGAACGGCTGCGCCCGGGTGGAAGGCTTCGACCCGGCCAAGGTGGAAGGCACCCTCAACCGATGGATCATCGGCGAGGCAACGCGTGCGACTTCAGAGGTTTCCGAGGCGATCCTCAACTATCGCTTCAACGAAGCCGCCGGCGCCGTCTACCGCTTCCTGTGGAACGTGGTGTGCGACTGGCACCTGGAACTGGCCAAGCCCCTCCTCTCCGGCCCGGATGGTGCGGCCAAGGACGAGACCCGCGCGACCACGGCCTACGTGCTCGACGTGGCCATGGCCCTGCTGCATCCCTTCATGCCGTTTCTGACGGAGGAGCTGTGGGCGGAGACCGGCAAGGACGGCCCGGCCCGCACCAGCCTGCTGGCGCTCGCCTCCTGGCCGGACCTGTCGGGTCTGGAGGCGCCGGACGCCGAGGCGGAGGTGGGCTGGGTGGTGGACCTCGTGACCGAGATCCGCTCGGTCCGCGCCGAGATGAACGTGCCGGCGGGCGCCCAGGTGCCGCTGGTGCTGGTGGAGCCGGGCGCGGAGACCCGCGCCCGCGCCGCCGCCTGGGACGACGCCATCCGCCGCCTCGCCCGCCTGTCGCAGGTCACCATCGCCGACACCGTGCCCGGCGAGTCGGTGCAGATGGTGGTGCGCGGCGAAGTCGCCGCCCTGCCATTGGCCGGTGTCGTGGACCTCGCCGCCGAGCTCACCCGCCTGCGCAAGGAAGAGGGCAAGCTCGACCAGGAGGTGGCCCGCATCGACGCCAAGCTCGGTAACGAGAGCTTCGTCGCCCGTGCGCCGGAAGAGGTGGTGGAGGCCGAGCGCGAGAAGCGGGACGAATATCTCCTGCGCAAGGAGAAGGTCCGCGCCGCCATCGCCCAGCTCTCGGGCGGGGCGGCCTGATGCGGCGGCGAGCGCTCCTCGCCGTCTTCGGCGGAGCGCTCGCCGCACTCGTCCTCCTGTTTTTCCTCACCGACCTTCCGGCCCGGCGCGATCCCGGCGCCGGGCCGGCCGACATTGCCGTGCTGGTGGTGGACCACGGCTACCATGCCGGCCTCGTCCTGCCCCGCGCCCTTCTGGCGGACCGGGCGGCCGCTCTCGGCCTGCCCCTGCTGCGGCAGGTGGCGGAGCGGTTCATCGCCTATTCCTGGCTGGAAATCGGCTGGGGCGACGAGGGCTTCTACCGTCACGTCCCCACCGCGTCAGACCTCACCTTGCCGCTGGTGGCGCAGGCCCTGTTCGGGCGCGACAACCCGTCCGTGCTGCATGTGGCGGGCGTGTTCGATCCCCGCGTCTTCTTCGGGGCGTCGGACCTGGTGCGGCTCCAGGTCTCCCGCGAGGGCTTCGACCGGGTGGCGCGCGCCATCGAGGCGACGCTCGCGAA
This window contains:
- a CDS encoding group III truncated hemoglobin → MNASVRPEAGQPALDGLDEEKIHRLVHLFYERVRDDVVLGPVFGGRIAADAWPVHLAKMCDFWSSVLLKSGRYDGRPLPPHLALGQDAGEIQFARWLALFRPTAVEVLPPAAAQAAIAHAERMAHSFRLAIGFHNGEDITRARPFAP
- a CDS encoding protein-L-isoaspartate O-methyltransferase family protein; its protein translation is MIDFAELRRGMVDGQVRTNNVTDPRIVAAMLEIPRERFVPPALKSLAYIDDDLVLRPGARPRYLIEPMILARLVQVADVQEHEHVLDVGTGTGYSAAVLARLAQQVVAVEEEADLAATATATLAGLGVANVAVMQGPLTAGWPKEAPYDLILVNGSVDEVPAALFAQLKEGGRLVAVVGHGGAGRACVFTKVAGSISDRVAFNAAVPSLPGFKAAPRFTF
- a CDS encoding valine--tRNA ligase, whose product is MLEKVFDPAAVEERIAQAWDEAGAFRCGRPERKDAEGFSIVIPPPNVTGSLHMGHALNNTLQDVLARFERMRGKDVLWQPGTDHAGIATQMVVERQLMQQQLPGRRDMGRAAFIEKVWAWKAESGGTIVNQLKKLGASCDWSRERFTMDEGLSRAVLKVFVQLYREGLIYKDKRLVNWDPKLITAISDLEVVQVEMKGNLWHLRYPIEGEKDRFITVATTRPETMLGDTAVAVHPEDERYRDLIGKNVILPLVGRRIPIVADAYSDPEKGSGAVKITPAHDFNDFEVGRRHSLPMINVLDAEARIDATGIRDDYAERAEAYVDDPDASGLLTQFQGLDRFAARKQIVELLTGLELLEKIEPHQNMVPHGDRSNVVIEPWLTDQWYVDAKTLAQPALAAVREGRTTFVPKNWEKTYFEWLENIQPWCISRQLWWGHQIPAWYDPFGNVFVAEDEDEAFEQALAHNVGNESLSTEEAEALMADADRRAQFLTRDEDVLDTWFSSALWPFSTMGWPDETAELKKFYPTSVLVTGFDIIFFWVARMMMMGLHFMDGEVPFKDVYIHALVRDEKGAKMSKSKGNVIDPLDLVEKYGADALRFTLAAMAAQGRDIKLATSRVEGYRNFATKLWNAVRFAQMNGCARVEGFDPAKVEGTLNRWIIGEATRATSEVSEAILNYRFNEAAGAVYRFLWNVVCDWHLELAKPLLSGPDGAAKDETRATTAYVLDVAMALLHPFMPFLTEELWAETGKDGPARTSLLALASWPDLSGLEAPDAEAEVGWVVDLVTEIRSVRAEMNVPAGAQVPLVLVEPGAETRARAAAWDDAIRRLARLSQVTIADTVPGESVQMVVRGEVAALPLAGVVDLAAELTRLRKEEGKLDQEVARIDAKLGNESFVARAPEEVVEAEREKRDEYLLRKEKVRAAIAQLSGGAA
- a CDS encoding TolC family outer membrane protein codes for the protein MAYVNNPTLNSQRAGTRATDEKVPQALSGYRPTLGATASAGPEYGRQTGSGVTTSGWLWPRSFALTAAYTLFNGFTTANQTRNAESQVRGSRETLRNTEQAVLLNAATAYMNVIQAIALLDLQRQSLAAFEQELRATRDRFNVGEVTRTDVAQAEARVADAQYQVSQAIANLSSARAVYRQVIGVEPGKLSTPRSIEGMLPKNVDSVIASGLTRHPAVKASEFAVDAAVFQVKVAEGALMPNLNVQGQLSQAYDQNFSVDSLGGAAVTLNLSVPIYQGGVEYANIRQAKELASQARIEVDVNRDTIRAQAVQYWGALEASKAQIQAAQSSVAANTLALEGVREEWRVGQRTTTDVLNAQRDLTNSQSALVVAQRDRVVAAYSLIAIIGKLDAISLGLKVNVYNPTTHYEQVRDSWAGVRTPDGK
- a CDS encoding DUF2459 domain-containing protein, with translation MRRRALLAVFGGALAALVLLFFLTDLPARRDPGAGPADIAVLVVDHGYHAGLVLPRALLADRAAALGLPLLRQVAERFIAYSWLEIGWGDEGFYRHVPTASDLTLPLVAQALFGRDNPSVLHVAGVFDPRVFFGASDLVRLQVSREGFDRVARAIEATLAKRGDRRPEELGPGLYGPSLFFRAVGAYHLTQNCNHWIARLLNDAGFPVSLAAATASAGLMADLRWRSGAKAQ
- a CDS encoding recombinase family protein — encoded protein: MNAKATPALASPGHAALYLRVSTGRQAEHDLSIPDQRRQLQAYCQAKGIAVAAEFVEPGASATDDRRPEFQRMMDAGAQKPAPFNFIIVHSFSRFFRDQFQLEFYVRRLAKNGIRLTSVTQDLGDDPMSVMMRQIMALFDEYQSKENAKHTLRAMRENARQGYWNGSRPPFGYKIVAAEQRGARTKKKIEPDPAQVETVQLMFRLARIGADDGPMGSRQIADYLNARGIRTQTGGRWGVGAVHQILTRETYIGRHRFNVSGKRKGEQKSEDEIVDVAVEPIIDEEEFAEVQAVMRSRSPQLKAPRFVTAGTLLGGVCFCADCGGAMTLRTSGKGDQYRYYTCCTTARQGKTACRGRTIPMDELDTIVVSHLEERLLAPERLEELLAGLLKRREEHAEHLKGRIAELRKQAADAEAKLTRLYEAIENGLAEMDDSNLKGRIVELKRIRDAARADADRAENRGEGDDNRLTPELLRRFGVEARKKIRDREGGFRRHHLQALVQRVEVGADEIRIGGSKPRLLQTLVASGGNYGVETAAHGVRSFVPNWLPEQDSNLRPFD
- a CDS encoding ABC transporter ATP-binding protein — encoded protein: MVLRRLLLSDGRKHWRGYALAFLFMGLMAACTAGLAYLMNDAVNAIFVQPTPAAVWAVSGVVMALSIIKGASAYGQSITMARVGNRIVADNQKRAFDQILMQDASYFSRHHTAEISTRFTMGANGARGTLDLVVTSIGRDFLSLAMLAAVAFVQDPFLAVIALVVMPAAVIGTRKLIKRARSIFATGFTSGVKLSSIAMEVFQGVRTVKAYTLEPEMRTRAHNFIDDVEVNANRLVRTQAKSSPLMETLGGLAIGGVILYAGYNVIELGRSPGQFFSVLTALLLAYEPAKRLARLHVELVSHVMGARMLFELLDAPAPDQDAPGIPDMPRPRGQVEFRAVEFGYRPGEHVLRGLDLVAEPGQTTALVGQSGGGKSTIINLIERFYDPQGGAVLIDGVDTRTVTRSSVRASVALVSQDVYLFSGSVRENIGFGRPGAAEADIIAAARAAHAHDFIMGFEKGYDTAVGEHGTQLSGGQRQRIAIARAFLKNAPILLLDEATAALDSESEAEVQKALNELQHARTTIVIAHRLQTVVRAHRICVVEHGRVVESGTHEELIARRGRYYGFYYAQFAHEQGEGRATGEPAMDAPADTAPAPDGTRLRA
- a CDS encoding DUF2497 domain-containing protein; its protein translation is MEEILASIRRIMADDEPPVAPRRVAGERPPAAGRPEAPTAARLPEHDPRTAPPRRPDPMPPGEARALRARPADEAGYGARAPAPPPRAAAEAPAHATRPQSAVRHPDEMSDAYASAPNGRPARSVASPQGGYGSDESVRRPAAEPEPRDFDEAPVRPARPAASVERDGALRELYAVARRESPADDGAEAQLSSRRAPAGDPDAAERRAPRPAPQAAAREDGARRRDLLSPGVDAAVAASFQSLGEVVLPHKDRTVEDLVKEILRPMLKDWLDRNLPAIVERLVKAEIERVARQPR